gcaacaacaacaacaacaacagtcCAAGCCATCATCTCATTCTGtttcctccaccaccaccccaCGATCCAAAAAAAGGTAcaatttttctctttgattttctttgtaacttcaaaaaaactcaattttgGGAGATACCCTTCTCGTAAATTGCGCTATTTAATCCATAATTTAAGTTATTTATACGTCTCTTtcccatttcagaaagaaccaGCTTAAGAAAGTGTGCCAAGTACCAGCTGAGAGCCTCTCTGCAGACATATGGGCATGGCGTAAATATGGCCAAAAACCCATCAAGGGCTCCCCATATCCAAGGTGGGtgggtttcatttcatttcatttctcccaaaacttaaataaaaatggcaaattttttatttatataaaattgcTTTTACCCATTTTAATTGTCCATGAAGGAAAATGGCtaattttatgttgtttcaACCAAAACAGGGGATATTACAGATGCAGCAGCTCAAAGGGTTGTATGGCCCGAAAACAAGTGGAGCGGAACAGATCCGACCCGAATATGTTCATAGTTACCTACACAGCCGAGCACAACCACCCGGCCCCAACTCATCGCAACTCGCTCGCCGGCTCCACCCGCCAGAAGCCCTTCTCGCCGCAAACCGTCACGGGCAGTGACTCTACCAAACCCACTTCTCCGGCAACCTCGGCGTCCGTCGACGAAGACCCTGTTGTACCTCAGAGTACAACCATGGAAAgcttcaaagaagaaaagggcaGTCCTATGgtcgacgacgacgacgacgagcTCTTTGGGATGTGTGATTCGGTCGTGAGCGACGATTTCTTTGTGGGTTTGGAGGGTCTCGCCGGAGATTACTTTTCCGATCACTCTCCGACGAGCTTTGGCGTCCCCTGGGTTTCTAGTAATGCTGCGACCGCCGCTGGCAGTATCTGATTCGTCGATAAAAGTCATCTCTTTTGTCAacacttctctttttttcttttgggggtatttttgactttttgtttagagagagagagggagaaagaaaGGGTTAGGGGTGTAACTATGGGTGGAAtcttaattatgaaattagTAGGGGGGAAAAAGGCTTGTAGTTTTAGATTAGTgaattagttttcttttttatttgttgatttatttttggtttgagCAAAGTTAGTGGTAGTGATTCTACTACTAGTATATTACAATGAATATTGgtgattttaatttgttgatcATTTTTGTGATTAGCAAAATTTGTGTTGGTTTACCATTCCTACAATGTTGGTTTGTGCCCATTCTaaatctattttctttttactaaATGCAAAAATGGATTATTGATGTATGCCATGGCTTGATTGGTCCAAAAGCCAAATTGGTACCCAAGTCCAAGAGCCAGTTTGGcaccaactctctctctctctctctctctctctctctctctctctctctctctctgtgttatTTGTGCCTGGTTTTAATGCCTTATTTAGTCCAATTaatgagaaaacaaataatctTATTTGAGCATGTATAAATGAACTATCAACATCATTCACACCTTGAGCCAAAACAAAACCTCAATAGCTGTTACTTGTCCATGGCAAGTTGGGGTCACAAGAGATCAAGGTTGGCCTTGAGGACCCTAAGtcattaatatgcataaataacttaaatcatattttaaaaaataaaaaatttcccatAATATTTGCCAACAGAGTCGAGCTCAGTGGAAAAGTAGCTTGAGTTGCAGACCATAGGTTTCACCTTTGAATCCCCACGATatcatagttgtgtgtgtgtgtgaaaaatcCTTCTCCCATGCAATATAGATTATCGCTTATACTCAAAAGAATTCCTCTGATATTTAAACTCAAAATCTTCTTTAACAAAGTAAAAACTAAATGTCAATAAATCAAATGATGACCcagaattttttaatattaaagatTTCAACATAAACATATCGAGTTGCTATTGATTATTACTTGAAATGAATCCCATACCacacttcttctttttttttaatttttttggtaacatGTGGGAAAACATTTTTGTGAGGCTTATCATCTTCTCCACCAAAGATCACAAAATTTCTTCTCCACCGAAGATCACAAAATTGAGAAATTTCGGTGCCATTCCCATTCGAAACTCAACTCAtttattaaaagaagaaaagggtcAAAAGTATTGATTGAGGTCGAAATAAACAAGTTCAATGTTATTGACGTTAAAGTTTGTCAGCGTAATGATTGTCGGTGGTTGAGATAGCCTCGACGGTTGACGACGATATTCCGCATGAAAACTTTTTCTGTATTTTAACAGATTAAAAAGACGAAAAAGGGTTTATGAATAAAAAtagttttatttcattttctttcacatGCTTGTAGAATTAtgagattcttt
Above is a window of Prunus persica cultivar Lovell chromosome G2, Prunus_persica_NCBIv2, whole genome shotgun sequence DNA encoding:
- the LOC18785470 gene encoding WRKY transcription factor 22, with translation MEDDWDLQAVVRGCSTGTTTSNRSTATTNSNNSTCFKISNFHSSPAFSSSFGTATLQPGLQQPQFQVLFSLPDPIKPRNAIEDLHELYKPFFPKSQPPLSSQITPPPNLSPLTSLTPLTAPKDQTHPIQQHQHQNHYQQQQQQQQSKPSSHSVSSTTTPRSKKRKNQLKKVCQVPAESLSADIWAWRKYGQKPIKGSPYPRGYYRCSSSKGCMARKQVERNRSDPNMFIVTYTAEHNHPAPTHRNSLAGSTRQKPFSPQTVTGSDSTKPTSPATSASVDEDPVVPQSTTMESFKEEKGSPMVDDDDDELFGMCDSVVSDDFFVGLEGLAGDYFSDHSPTSFGVPWVSSNAATAAGSI